The Streptomyces cynarae genome contains a region encoding:
- a CDS encoding FAD-dependent monooxygenase, translated as MAADGIHSGVRRTLFPHHPGPVYSGFTTWRVMIPVPGPAFASHETWGRGRIWGTHPLKDGRVYAYAAAVVPAGQRASDDEKAELLRRFGDWHDPIPAVLAAARPEDVLRHDVHHLAEPLPAHHRGRVALLGDAAHAMPPTLGQGGNQAIEDAIVLAHHCDDLVPQQATFAPSRRRHAPPSSSSRGYPQSTHRPKAQVHPVRGLPAGTPPSSSSRGYPQSTHRTPLLDGQTLPGAALAAYTAVRLPRTTAVTRRAVRAARLNMMSGRVGTAVRDAAIAALSKASPALLLRGFEGIADWRPPQQPYAADQASSAIPRSTP; from the coding sequence GTGGCCGCCGACGGCATCCACTCCGGCGTACGACGGACACTGTTCCCGCACCATCCGGGGCCCGTCTACTCCGGATTCACCACCTGGCGCGTCATGATCCCCGTGCCCGGACCCGCCTTCGCCTCGCACGAGACCTGGGGCCGAGGCCGCATCTGGGGCACCCATCCGCTCAAGGACGGCCGGGTCTACGCCTACGCGGCGGCCGTCGTGCCCGCCGGGCAGCGCGCGTCCGACGACGAGAAGGCCGAACTCCTGCGGCGGTTCGGCGACTGGCACGACCCGATCCCCGCCGTCCTCGCCGCCGCCCGCCCCGAGGACGTGCTGCGCCACGACGTCCACCACCTCGCCGAGCCGCTGCCCGCCCACCACCGCGGCAGGGTCGCCCTTCTCGGCGATGCCGCGCACGCCATGCCACCGACGCTGGGTCAGGGCGGCAACCAGGCCATCGAGGACGCGATCGTGCTCGCCCACCACTGCGACGACCTAGTGCCGCAACAGGCAACGTTCGCCCCGTCGCGACGCCGGCACGCTCCCCCAAGCTCTTCGAGCAGGGGGTACCCCCAGAGCACGCACCGGCCGAAAGCCCAAGTACATCCAGTACGAGGACTTCCGGCCGGCACTCCCCCAAGCTCTTCGAGCAGGGGGTACCCCCAGAGCACGCACCGGACGCCGCTCCTTGACGGGCAAACGTTGCCTGGCGCGGCACTAGCCGCGTACACGGCCGTCCGGCTGCCCCGGACGACCGCCGTCACCCGCCGGGCCGTCCGGGCCGCCCGCCTGAACATGATGAGCGGCCGCGTCGGGACCGCCGTACGCGACGCCGCGATCGCCGCGCTGTCGAAGGCATCACCCGCGCTGCTCCTGCGCGGCTTCGAAGGCATCGCCGACTGGCGGCCACCGCAGCAGCCGTATGCTGCGGACCAGGCATCGTCGGCAATTCCTAGGAGTACCCCGTGA
- a CDS encoding NAD(P)-binding protein: MAQQSRAIVIGGGIGGLTAAAALHLRGLRVTVLERAPSLEPVGAAISLAPNALRALDVIGIGHALRDLAAWQGDGGLRTPADAGSPGPAQLPRPSASADRSSCCPGPPSSTAWPPCCRRTPSARPPPLASPTPATRTARPGSPPPTETLRQNWSWPPTASTPAYDGHCSRTIRGPSTPDSPPGAS, encoded by the coding sequence ATGGCACAGCAGTCGCGGGCAATCGTGATCGGCGGCGGCATCGGTGGCCTCACCGCGGCCGCGGCCCTGCACCTGCGCGGGCTCCGGGTCACCGTGCTGGAGCGCGCTCCTTCCCTCGAGCCGGTCGGCGCGGCCATCTCCCTCGCCCCGAACGCCCTGCGCGCACTGGACGTCATCGGCATCGGCCACGCGCTCCGCGACCTCGCCGCCTGGCAGGGTGACGGCGGGCTGCGCACCCCGGCGGACGCTGGCTCACCCGGACCGGCGCAGCTGCCGCGGCCGAGCGCTTCGGCGGACCGCTCGTCCTGCTGCCCCGGGCCACCCTCATCGACGGCCTGGCCGCCCTGCTGCCGCCGGACGCCATCCGCACGGCCGCCGCCGCTAGCCTCGCCGACCCCGGCGACACGGACCGCCCGGCCCGGGTCACCACCTCCGACGGAGACCTTGAGGCAGAACTGGTCGTGGCCGCCGACGGCATCCACTCCGGCGTACGACGGACACTGTTCCCGCACCATCCGGGGCCCGTCTACTCCGGATTCACCACCTGGCGCGTCATGA
- a CDS encoding TetR/AcrR family transcriptional regulator: MSARTTGAPRADLVADTALALLAERGMRGLTHRAVDEAAELPQGSTSNVARTRLALLELAVRRLAERETRVLAPEEMPDLEDELGALVDGLALAAHRSLTRNRDLTLARYELALEATRRPELRRYFDAAGARFRDQLAALLTALGSPDPARHMLSLVAWLDGLMFSCVAGTFTAEVPPLDEVRAGLRELLDGMLGG, encoded by the coding sequence ATGTCCGCACGCACCACGGGCGCCCCTCGCGCCGACCTCGTCGCCGACACCGCGCTCGCCCTGCTCGCCGAGCGCGGGATGCGGGGACTGACCCACCGGGCCGTCGACGAGGCGGCGGAGCTGCCCCAGGGCTCGACCTCGAACGTCGCCCGGACCCGGCTGGCGCTCCTGGAACTCGCGGTGCGCCGCCTCGCGGAGCGGGAGACCCGGGTGCTCGCCCCGGAGGAGATGCCCGATCTCGAGGACGAACTCGGCGCGCTGGTGGACGGCCTGGCCCTGGCGGCCCACCGTTCCCTCACGCGCAACCGGGATCTCACGCTCGCCCGGTACGAACTGGCCCTGGAGGCCACCCGGCGGCCCGAGTTGCGGCGGTACTTCGACGCGGCCGGAGCCCGCTTCCGCGACCAGCTCGCCGCTCTGCTGACGGCTCTCGGCTCGCCCGACCCGGCACGGCACATGCTGTCGCTGGTGGCCTGGCTGGACGGGCTGATGTTCTCGTGCGTGGCCGGGACCTTCACCGCCGAGGTGCCGCCCCTGGACGAGGTCCGCGCCGGGCTGCGGGAACTGCTCGACGGGATGCTCGGCGGCTGA
- a CDS encoding DinB family protein, which yields MTAERREPALNADERTMLEGWLDYHRHTLAWKCEGLTDAQLRTASVEPSELSLMGLVRHMAEVERGWFRKVLVGDDPGPIYYSDEDKDGEFHLTEADTWQEAYATWQTEVEIARRNAAGFGLDDLSRGTSRFTEERFSLRWIYTHMIEEYARHNGHADLIRERIDGATGE from the coding sequence ATGACTGCCGAACGCCGTGAACCCGCCCTGAACGCCGACGAGCGCACCATGCTGGAAGGCTGGCTCGACTACCACCGCCACACGCTCGCCTGGAAGTGCGAGGGCCTGACCGACGCCCAGCTCAGGACCGCCTCGGTGGAGCCGTCCGAGCTCTCTCTGATGGGGCTCGTACGGCACATGGCGGAGGTGGAGCGGGGCTGGTTCCGCAAGGTCCTGGTGGGCGACGACCCGGGACCGATCTACTACAGCGACGAGGACAAGGACGGAGAGTTCCACCTCACCGAGGCCGACACCTGGCAGGAGGCGTACGCCACCTGGCAGACCGAGGTCGAGATCGCCCGGCGCAATGCGGCCGGCTTCGGCCTGGACGACCTCTCGCGGGGCACCAGCAGGTTCACCGAGGAACGCTTCAGCCTGCGCTGGATCTACACCCACATGATCGAGGAGTACGCCCGCCACAACGGCCACGCCGACCTGATCCGCGAGCGCATCGACGGCGCCACCGGCGAATGA
- the ung gene encoding uracil-DNA glycosylase → MTDIAMLPESWRGVLGDELQQPYFKELVEFVEDERAKGPVYPPREEVFAALDATPYEKVKVLVLGQDPYHGEGQGHGLCFSVRPGVKIPPSLRNIYKEMHEELGTPIPDNGYLMPWAQQGVLLLNAVLTVRGGEANSHKGRGWEKFTDAVIRAVAGRPDPAVFVLWGNYAQKKLPLIDETRHAVVKGAHPSPLSAKKFFGSRPFTQINEAVARQGHEPIDWTIPNLG, encoded by the coding sequence GTGACCGACATCGCCATGCTGCCGGAGTCCTGGCGGGGCGTTCTGGGCGACGAACTGCAGCAGCCCTACTTCAAGGAGCTCGTGGAGTTCGTCGAGGACGAGCGTGCCAAGGGTCCCGTCTACCCTCCGCGCGAGGAGGTCTTCGCCGCGCTGGACGCCACGCCGTACGAGAAGGTGAAGGTGCTCGTCCTCGGCCAGGACCCGTACCACGGCGAGGGCCAGGGCCACGGCCTGTGCTTCTCCGTCCGGCCCGGGGTCAAGATCCCGCCCTCGCTGCGCAACATCTACAAGGAGATGCACGAGGAGCTGGGCACGCCGATCCCGGACAACGGCTATCTGATGCCGTGGGCCCAGCAGGGCGTGCTGCTGCTGAACGCGGTGCTGACGGTGCGCGGCGGCGAGGCGAACTCGCACAAGGGCAGGGGCTGGGAGAAGTTCACCGACGCGGTGATCCGTGCCGTGGCCGGACGGCCCGACCCGGCGGTGTTCGTGCTGTGGGGCAACTACGCGCAGAAGAAGCTGCCGCTGATCGACGAGACGCGGCATGCGGTGGTCAAGGGCGCGCACCCCTCGCCGCTGTCGGCGAAGAAGTTCTTCGGTTCCCGTCCGTTCACTCAGATCAACGAGGCGGTGGCCCGGCAGGGACACGAGCCGATCGACTGGACGATCCCGAACCTGGGCTGA
- a CDS encoding ABC transporter substrate-binding protein — MRVFNRNRLRRLAAITSLSLVAGCGALSSQSSDDKGPIVVGTTSAPSTLDPAASWDSSWELFRNVYQTLLNYPDGAVLPGPDAAESCGFTDRTNLLYRCVLRKGLTFSNGDKLDARSVKYSIDRIKRINVSGGPAGLLGSLQRVEVRGDREVVFHLNEPDATFPFVLATPAMSIVDPADYPATRVREDGGISGSGPYTLRSYEEGKEARLTRNGRYEGYADRKNDAVTIRYFQDSAGMVDALKNHKIDITYRGLASSDIVALQRHESSGGIQLVENPGIEISYLVFNPKDPWAGKLAVRKAVAQVVDRAAIAHNVYKDTVEPLYSMVPAGLTGHTTPFFDDYGDPSTAKARKILTAAGITQRVPLTLWYTTDRYGSETGPEFQALKQQLENSGLFQVTLKSRPWKTYVDGYQKGEYPVFGRGWFPDFPDPDNYIAPFVGEQNALGTPYPSPEISKVLLPQSRRESDRANVVKEFQQAQQILVNDARLLPLWQGKQFLAASEDISGGERALDPSTIMMMWELYRKTSW, encoded by the coding sequence GTGCGCGTGTTCAACCGGAACCGTCTGCGTCGGCTGGCGGCGATCACGTCCCTGTCCCTGGTGGCCGGCTGCGGTGCCCTCTCCTCGCAGTCCTCCGACGACAAGGGGCCGATCGTCGTGGGCACCACCAGCGCGCCGAGCACCCTCGATCCCGCCGCGTCCTGGGACAGCTCCTGGGAGCTGTTCCGCAACGTCTACCAGACCCTGCTGAACTACCCCGACGGCGCGGTGCTGCCGGGACCCGACGCCGCCGAGAGCTGCGGGTTCACCGACCGGACGAACCTCCTCTACCGCTGCGTCCTGCGCAAGGGGCTGACGTTCTCCAACGGGGACAAGCTCGACGCCCGGTCCGTGAAGTACTCGATCGACCGGATCAAGCGGATCAATGTGTCCGGCGGCCCGGCGGGCCTGCTCGGCAGCCTCCAGCGGGTCGAGGTGCGGGGCGACCGTGAGGTCGTCTTCCACCTGAACGAACCGGACGCCACCTTCCCGTTCGTCCTCGCGACCCCGGCAATGTCGATCGTCGACCCGGCCGACTACCCCGCCACGCGGGTGCGCGAGGACGGCGGGATCAGCGGGTCGGGGCCGTACACGCTGCGGTCCTACGAGGAGGGCAAGGAGGCCCGGCTCACCCGGAACGGCCGCTACGAGGGCTACGCCGACCGCAAGAACGACGCCGTCACCATCCGGTACTTCCAGGACTCCGCCGGCATGGTCGACGCCCTCAAGAACCACAAGATCGACATCACCTACCGGGGGCTCGCCTCCTCCGACATCGTGGCCCTCCAGCGCCACGAGTCCTCGGGCGGCATCCAGCTCGTCGAGAACCCCGGCATCGAGATCAGCTACCTGGTGTTCAACCCGAAGGACCCCTGGGCCGGCAAGCTCGCCGTCCGCAAGGCCGTCGCCCAGGTGGTGGACCGGGCCGCGATCGCCCACAACGTCTACAAGGACACCGTCGAACCCCTCTACTCCATGGTCCCGGCGGGACTGACCGGGCACACCACGCCCTTCTTCGACGACTACGGGGACCCCAGCACCGCCAAGGCCCGCAAGATCCTCACAGCGGCGGGCATCACCCAGAGGGTCCCGCTGACCCTGTGGTACACCACCGACCGGTACGGCTCCGAGACGGGCCCGGAGTTCCAGGCGCTCAAGCAACAGCTCGAGAATTCCGGCCTGTTCCAGGTCACCCTCAAGAGCCGCCCCTGGAAGACCTATGTGGACGGCTACCAGAAGGGCGAGTACCCGGTGTTCGGCCGGGGGTGGTTCCCCGACTTCCCGGACCCCGACAACTACATCGCGCCGTTCGTCGGCGAGCAGAACGCGCTGGGCACGCCCTATCCGTCGCCGGAGATCAGCAAGGTGCTGCTGCCGCAGTCGCGGCGCGAGAGCGACCGCGCCAACGTGGTCAAGGAGTTCCAGCAGGCCCAGCAGATCCTGGTGAACGACGCCCGGCTGCTGCCGCTGTGGCAGGGCAAGCAGTTCCTGGCGGCGAGCGAGGACATCTCCGGCGGGGAGCGGGCGCTGGACCCGTCGACGATCATGATGATGTGGGAGCTGTACCGGAAGACCAGCTGGTAG
- a CDS encoding SDR family oxidoreductase yields MTELPALSGKVALITGASRGIGYGIAEAFVARGDRVCITGRTEEALKEAVEKLGADRVIAVAGKAHDEDHQAIAVERTMEAFGRVDFLVNNAGTNPVFGPIADLDLNVARKVFETNVVSALGFAQRTWHAWQKDNGGAIVNIASVAGLNASPFIGAYGMSKAAMINLTLQLAHEFAPGVRVNTIAPAVVKTKFAQALYEGREEEAAASYPLGRLGVPADIGGAAAFLTSDQSDWITGQTLVLDGGHYLNAAV; encoded by the coding sequence ATGACTGAACTGCCCGCACTCTCCGGCAAGGTCGCCCTCATCACGGGCGCCAGCCGCGGCATCGGCTACGGCATCGCCGAGGCGTTCGTCGCCCGCGGCGACCGCGTCTGCATCACCGGACGCACCGAGGAGGCCCTGAAGGAGGCCGTCGAGAAGCTCGGCGCCGACCGCGTCATCGCCGTCGCCGGCAAGGCGCACGACGAGGACCACCAGGCCATCGCCGTGGAACGCACCATGGAGGCCTTCGGCCGGGTCGACTTCCTGGTCAACAACGCCGGGACCAACCCGGTGTTCGGTCCCATCGCCGACCTCGACCTGAACGTGGCCCGCAAGGTGTTCGAGACCAACGTCGTCTCGGCGCTCGGCTTCGCCCAGAGGACCTGGCACGCCTGGCAGAAGGACAACGGTGGCGCCATCGTCAACATCGCGTCCGTGGCGGGCCTGAACGCCTCGCCGTTCATCGGCGCGTACGGCATGAGCAAGGCCGCGATGATCAACCTGACCCTGCAGCTCGCGCACGAGTTCGCACCCGGGGTGCGGGTCAACACCATCGCGCCGGCCGTGGTGAAGACCAAGTTCGCGCAGGCCCTGTACGAGGGCCGCGAGGAGGAGGCAGCCGCGTCCTATCCCCTGGGCCGGCTCGGCGTGCCCGCCGACATCGGCGGCGCCGCCGCGTTCCTGACCTCGGACCAGTCCGACTGGATCACCGGTCAGACGCTCGTCCTCGACGGCGGTCACTATCTGAACGCCGCGGTCTGA
- the fabG gene encoding 3-oxoacyl-ACP reductase FabG — translation MSTTDQRVAVVTGAARGIGAATAVRLAAEGRAVAVIDLDEAACKDTVEKITAAGGKAIAVGCDVSDESQVEAAVARIAEELGAPTILVNNAGVLRDNLLFKMSVSDWDTVMNVHLRGAFLMSRACQKHMVDAGFGRIVNLSSSSALGNRGQVNYSAAKAGLQGFTKTLAKELGKFGITANAVAPGFIATEMTKATADRVGMGFEDFKAAAATQIPVARVGEPEDIANAIAFFTGEAAGFVSGQVLYVAGGPLD, via the coding sequence ATGTCCACCACCGATCAGCGGGTCGCCGTCGTCACCGGCGCCGCGCGCGGCATCGGCGCCGCCACCGCCGTACGACTGGCCGCCGAGGGCCGTGCCGTCGCGGTGATCGATCTCGACGAGGCCGCGTGCAAGGACACCGTCGAGAAGATCACCGCCGCCGGTGGCAAGGCCATCGCCGTCGGCTGCGACGTCTCGGACGAGTCCCAGGTCGAGGCGGCCGTCGCGCGGATCGCCGAGGAACTGGGCGCGCCGACCATCCTCGTCAACAACGCGGGCGTGCTGCGCGACAACCTGCTGTTCAAGATGAGCGTCTCCGACTGGGACACCGTCATGAACGTCCACCTGCGCGGCGCCTTCCTGATGTCCCGGGCCTGCCAGAAGCACATGGTCGACGCCGGCTTCGGCCGGATCGTCAACCTCTCCTCGTCCTCCGCGCTCGGCAACCGCGGCCAGGTGAACTACTCCGCCGCCAAGGCCGGTCTGCAGGGCTTCACCAAGACCCTGGCCAAGGAGCTCGGCAAGTTCGGCATCACCGCGAACGCCGTCGCTCCGGGCTTCATCGCCACCGAGATGACGAAGGCCACCGCCGACCGCGTCGGCATGGGCTTCGAGGACTTCAAGGCGGCGGCCGCCACCCAGATCCCCGTGGCGCGCGTGGGCGAGCCCGAGGACATCGCCAACGCGATCGCCTTCTTCACGGGCGAGGCCGCCGGATTCGTCTCCGGCCAGGTGCTGTACGTCGCCGGCGGACCGCTCGACTAG
- a CDS encoding DUF3037 domain-containing protein: MSERDVFEYALLRVVPRIERGECINAGVLVYCRAKSFVAARTHLDERKLLALDPDADVAGVRAALTAVEGVCAGGAAAGQAASDDAGRRFRWLIAPRSTVVQPGPVHTGLTADPAAEAERLLGLLVR; the protein is encoded by the coding sequence GTGAGCGAGCGGGACGTCTTCGAGTACGCGCTGCTGCGGGTCGTACCGCGGATCGAGCGCGGCGAGTGCATCAACGCGGGCGTGCTGGTCTACTGCCGCGCCAAGTCGTTCGTCGCCGCCCGTACGCACCTCGACGAGCGGAAACTGCTGGCCCTCGACCCGGACGCGGACGTGGCGGGCGTGCGGGCCGCGCTCACTGCCGTCGAGGGCGTGTGCGCGGGCGGCGCTGCGGCCGGGCAGGCGGCGAGCGACGACGCCGGGCGTCGCTTCCGCTGGCTGATCGCGCCCCGTTCCACGGTCGTGCAGCCCGGGCCCGTGCACACCGGGCTGACCGCCGACCCGGCGGCCGAGGCGGAGCGGTTGCTGGGCCTCCTGGTGAGGTAA
- a CDS encoding HipA family kinase, with protein MLTELTVTRYITPLREGGSLPGLVEADDLGTYVMKFTGAGQGRKTLVAEVVCGELARRLGLRVPGLVTLGLDPVLGLGEPDQEVQELLKASGGLNLGMAFLSGAIGFDPLAFRVEPKEAGRIVWFDALVGNVDRSWRNPNLLMRQGDLWLIDHGATMIWHHNWPGAETSAARPYDASDHALAPFAPDVKGAAADLAPLVTEELLAEVTAHIPDEWLTGEPGFETPDELRRAYARPLLARAAVIHERIQGLQTRQGDK; from the coding sequence ATGCTTACAGAACTGACAGTGACCCGCTACATCACGCCGCTGCGTGAGGGCGGTTCGCTGCCGGGGCTCGTCGAAGCCGATGATCTCGGGACCTACGTCATGAAGTTCACCGGCGCCGGGCAGGGCCGGAAGACGCTCGTCGCCGAGGTCGTCTGCGGCGAACTCGCCCGCCGGCTCGGCCTGCGCGTACCCGGCCTGGTGACCCTCGGCCTCGACCCGGTGCTGGGTCTCGGCGAGCCCGACCAGGAGGTGCAGGAGCTGCTCAAGGCGAGCGGCGGCCTCAATCTCGGCATGGCCTTCCTGAGTGGCGCGATCGGCTTCGACCCGCTCGCGTTCCGGGTCGAGCCGAAGGAGGCCGGGAGGATCGTCTGGTTCGACGCGCTGGTGGGCAACGTGGACCGCTCCTGGCGCAACCCCAACCTGCTGATGAGGCAGGGCGACCTGTGGCTCATCGACCACGGCGCGACCATGATCTGGCACCACAACTGGCCCGGCGCCGAGACCTCCGCCGCGCGCCCCTACGACGCCTCCGACCACGCCCTCGCCCCCTTCGCGCCGGACGTCAAGGGTGCCGCCGCCGACCTCGCGCCCCTCGTCACCGAGGAACTGCTGGCCGAGGTGACCGCGCACATCCCGGACGAGTGGCTGACCGGCGAGCCCGGCTTCGAGACCCCGGACGAGCTGCGACGGGCCTACGCGCGGCCGCTGCTCGCCCGCGCCGCCGTCATCCACGAACGCATCCAGGGCCTTCAGACCCGTCAGGGGGACAAGTGA
- a CDS encoding MFS transporter, whose amino-acid sequence MARAPRTRDRNGDQAQGPGASGLRALRSARRSDAPAGPGYKWVALSNTTLGVLIATMDASIVIISLPAIFRGIGLDPLAPGNIGYLLWMILGYLLVSAVLVVVLGRLGDMYGRVRIYNLGFLVFACASIALSLDPFRTGAGALWLILWRIVQAFGGSMLTANSAAILTDAFPARQRGTALGINQITALAGQFLGLLAGGLLAAVDWRAVFWVSVPVSVAGTVWSYLSLRETATGRRGRIDWLGNITFAGGAGILLAGITYGIQPYGSSATGWGNPWVLAGLIGGGALLLLFCYVETRVAEPMFQLALFKVRAFAAGNLAALLTAIARGGLQFMLIIWLQGIWLPLHGYAFEDTPLWAGIFMLPLTLGFLIAGPLSGYLSDKFGARVFSTVGLVVVAGSFLGLLTLPVDFDYGLFAALLLLNGLGQGMFSSPNTSSIMGSVPPEYRGVASGMRSTFQNSGTALSIGVFFSLMISGLASSLPAALMSGLTAHGVPADAAGHAASLPPVSTLFATFLGNNPVEHLLSSGGTLAHLSAAQRATLTGHTFFPQLVSGPFHHGLTIVFSVAAGMALVSALASAMRGGPRSAYDNPAPGRPAATAEPRETARRRHDACS is encoded by the coding sequence ATGGCGCGCGCCCCTCGTACCCGAGACCGGAACGGGGACCAGGCGCAAGGGCCCGGCGCGTCCGGGCTGCGCGCCCTGCGGTCCGCGCGCCGGAGTGACGCCCCGGCGGGACCCGGCTACAAGTGGGTCGCGCTGTCCAACACCACGCTCGGTGTGCTGATCGCGACGATGGACGCCTCCATCGTGATCATCTCGCTGCCCGCCATCTTCCGTGGGATCGGACTCGACCCGCTGGCGCCGGGCAACATCGGCTATCTGCTCTGGATGATCCTGGGCTATCTGCTGGTGTCCGCGGTACTCGTCGTCGTCCTCGGCCGGCTCGGCGACATGTACGGCCGCGTCAGGATCTACAACCTCGGCTTCCTGGTCTTCGCCTGCGCGTCCATCGCGCTGTCCCTCGATCCGTTCCGGACCGGGGCCGGTGCTCTGTGGCTGATCCTGTGGCGCATCGTGCAGGCGTTCGGCGGTTCCATGCTCACCGCGAACTCGGCCGCCATCCTCACCGACGCCTTTCCCGCCCGGCAGCGCGGAACGGCCCTCGGCATCAACCAGATCACCGCGCTCGCCGGCCAGTTCCTCGGGCTCCTCGCCGGCGGCCTGCTCGCCGCCGTCGACTGGCGTGCGGTGTTCTGGGTGAGTGTGCCGGTCAGCGTGGCCGGCACGGTCTGGTCGTACCTGAGCCTGCGCGAGACCGCGACGGGCCGCCGCGGACGCATCGACTGGCTGGGCAACATCACGTTCGCGGGCGGCGCCGGGATCCTGCTCGCCGGCATCACGTACGGCATCCAGCCCTACGGTTCCAGCGCCACCGGCTGGGGCAACCCGTGGGTGCTGGCCGGGCTGATCGGGGGCGGGGCCCTGCTGCTGCTCTTCTGCTACGTCGAGACGCGGGTCGCCGAGCCCATGTTCCAGCTGGCCCTGTTCAAGGTGCGGGCGTTCGCCGCGGGCAACCTGGCCGCGCTGTTGACCGCGATCGCGCGCGGTGGGCTGCAGTTCATGCTCATCATCTGGTTGCAGGGCATATGGCTGCCCCTGCACGGCTACGCGTTCGAGGACACCCCGCTGTGGGCGGGCATCTTCATGCTGCCGCTGACGCTGGGCTTCCTGATCGCGGGCCCCCTGTCCGGTTACCTCTCGGACAAGTTCGGCGCCCGCGTGTTCTCCACGGTCGGCCTGGTCGTCGTCGCGGGCTCCTTCCTCGGACTGCTCACCCTGCCGGTCGACTTCGACTACGGGCTGTTCGCGGCACTGCTGCTGCTCAACGGACTGGGCCAGGGCATGTTCTCCTCGCCGAACACGTCCTCGATCATGGGCAGCGTGCCGCCGGAGTACCGGGGCGTCGCCTCCGGCATGCGCTCCACCTTCCAGAACTCGGGGACCGCCCTGTCCATCGGCGTGTTCTTCTCCCTGATGATCTCCGGTCTGGCCTCATCGCTGCCCGCAGCGCTCATGAGCGGACTGACGGCACACGGCGTGCCCGCCGACGCGGCAGGGCACGCGGCGTCGCTGCCACCGGTGAGCACGCTGTTCGCCACTTTCCTCGGCAACAACCCCGTCGAGCACCTGCTCTCCTCCGGCGGCACCCTCGCCCACCTCTCCGCGGCCCAGCGCGCCACCCTGACCGGCCACACCTTCTTCCCGCAGCTGGTCTCCGGGCCGTTCCACCACGGGCTGACCATCGTCTTCAGCGTCGCGGCGGGCATGGCCCTGGTCTCGGCACTCGCCTCGGCGATGCGCGGCGGCCCTCGTTCCGCGTACGACAACCCTGCCCCGGGCCGGCCGGCCGCGACGGCCGAACCCCGGGAGACGGCACGGCGTCGGCACGACGCATGCTCGTAA
- a CDS encoding MarR family winged helix-turn-helix transcriptional regulator, with amino-acid sequence MKVDGEAGREHTRGPSDTARLASDLRLAVGRVTRRLRQAHAVGDVTLSGVSVLARLAADGPDSPGSLAELERVRPQAMASTLAVLEQRGLVSRAPDAEDGRRAVVAVTDEGRAVLAERRSESVQRLTVVLDEFTAEERATLASALPLLDRLAEEL; translated from the coding sequence ATGAAGGTGGATGGGGAAGCAGGTCGCGAGCACACCCGTGGTCCGAGCGACACCGCCCGACTGGCGTCCGACCTTCGGCTCGCCGTCGGCCGTGTCACCCGGCGACTGCGCCAGGCGCACGCCGTGGGGGACGTGACGCTCTCCGGTGTGTCGGTGCTCGCGCGGCTCGCTGCCGACGGTCCCGACTCCCCGGGATCCCTGGCTGAACTGGAGCGCGTACGTCCGCAGGCGATGGCGAGCACGCTCGCCGTTCTCGAACAGCGCGGGCTCGTCAGTCGCGCGCCTGATGCGGAGGACGGGCGGCGGGCCGTCGTGGCCGTCACCGACGAGGGACGTGCCGTGCTCGCGGAGCGGCGCTCCGAGTCCGTCCAGCGCCTGACGGTCGTTCTGGACGAGTTCACCGCGGAGGAACGCGCGACGCTCGCATCGGCGCTGCCGCTCCTCGATCGACTCGCGGAGGAACTGTGA